CGACCATTAAAAACAAAAGCTCAGCGAAAATTTTTCGCTGAGCTTTTGTTTGAAGCAATAGTGAAACTGCCGAAAAAACGTCGGCGTGAAGCGATGGTGAAACGGATGTAGGGGCAGGAAGAGATAGTCGATGCTGGGGAATTTGTGGCGTGGATCGTGCCACGGAGAATTCGCGTCCTTCTGCCGCTGGAGAATTTGCATCGCTTCGCATTCAGGAGGGGCGGCTGAGCGATGGCTGAGCGTGGCTGAGCAATAGCTTAGCGGTTGTAAAATTCAAAATCTCTGTCGTTCCCGGCATTAGCCTCCCCCTCCGACGTTCCCATATGCTCAACTTTCCGTCACCGTCATCCCCGTATGTTCAACTTTCCGTCATCCCCATATGCTCAACTCTCCGTCACCGTCATCCCCGTATGCCACTGAGCGGGGATCCATATGTTTTGGTATTTATGTCCACTTTGAAATCGGAAAATCAAAAGAATGGGCTTTGGCTCACGGCCAGAGATCCGACGAGTTACGAGTTGCGGGAATCGGCTGCTAGTTACACCAACTGCATACCGGATGACGAGAAAGGAGACAAACCGGGATAACGGTGAATGATGAGTTCAAAATCAGGACCTGGGTTCCCGATCTCAAAACGCATTCGAAATAGTTCGAATGCTAAGGAGTTTTTAAATGTTTCCTTAACAGGAAACGGCATTCTCCTGATCAGGGGCATACGGGAACGACGGGGAGTGGGGCAGGACCTGGGTTCCCGCTCAGGGGCATACGGGAACGACGGAGGGTGGGGCATACGGGAACGACGGATAAGGGGCAGCCCCTTCGGTGAAGGATGAGTTCAAATGCATATTCCGTTGAAATGAGCCCACTGTTCCGCTGACCGCGAGCCCGCCGTTCCGCTATTCGTGAGCCTATTGTTCCGTCGGGCGTGAGCCAGCTTCCTTTAGTCGCACGGGGAAGGTTCTCCCCGTGCGAAGGTTTTGATCCTTTTGTCAGTCTTTAAGTCCCCGGCGTTTCCTCATCGATTCGCCGCCTACCAATATATTGTATGAGCAATGAACTATCCTGTCGAGGAGGCTTTCTCCGAGAAGGTCGTTACAGGTCCGTTCAAGCCATTCTGTTGTGTCAAACTGTGAACAGAATATGGTCGAAAGACGTCCTACACTTCTGCATTCCATTATTTCAAATATCTCTTTCGCCGCCTCTGCGCTGAGCGGCCGGAGCAGCCATTCATACAGTATTAAGCGTCTAACTTTAAAGCCTGACATCCTCTAAAGATATTTACGCACTATGTGCGCATATCTGATGAGTACCAAATTATGGGCCTGTGGATCCCGACACGGTGGGCTCACGGAGAGCATCACGCTGGGCTCATAAAAAAAGTCACACTGGGCTCGCGTGTTGCGGAACTAAGGGCTCATGGGGTGCGCAATACTCATTCAAAATCAGGACCTGGGTTCCTGATCTCAAAACGCATTCGAAATAGTTCGAATGCTAAGGAGTTTTTAATTGTTTCCTTAACAGGAAACGGCATTCTCCTGATCAGGGGCATACGGGAACGACGGGGAGTGGGGCATACGGGAACGACGGTTCTTTTTTTTTGGACATCTTCGGCCGCTTAGTCATGTTGTTAAAACAATTTGAACTATCGTTTGCCAATATTCAAACTGCCAATCGCTCGCCCGCCTTTCTGTTTGCTCATAAAAAATGCTGTTTTCTGATTGGAAAGCCGTATTGTGTGTTTGGGTTTGTTATTGTACTGCAAGACTAAACAATCTGAAAATTAGGATACTATATATGTATGTATTTTATATAATGGAAATCAATATTTGACATGGTTCCACTGAGTGGAATATGTGTTTTGCCGTATGGAATCATCCGCTTGCATTACAATTTTTAAAACTTATATTTGTGTCAGAGCAATAAATAACCAATAGTCTGATGGGAGGTAATGTTATGTTTAAAGTCAATGTTGGTTCAAGTATTGCACCAGAGGCAAAGAAGGCTGGGATCGAAGCCGGGTTAGCTGCGAAGAACGGCCTTGACGCCGTAAAAATGGCATTTGTCTACGGAAGCTGTGAATATGATGTTGACCAGATGATAGCCGGTGTAAAAGAGTCAATGCCGGGGGTTCCGCTGATTGGCAATACGTCTTTTACCGGGATCATCACCCCGGAAGGATTCGTGGGCTCCGATGGAGGATTTGTCGGTGTGATGGCATTTTCGGATGAAAATATGAAGGTAGGCATCGCTGCTTCTGAACGGGGTAAAAGCCCGATAGAAACAGGCAAAGCCGTTGCGCTTGAAGCAATGAAAAATACGGGGAAAGACACGGCACCGGCGTTTTTTTATATGGCGGCTTCCCCTGCGGAAGAAGAATTCTACCTCAAGGGAATCAGCTCAGTGATCGGCAGGGTCCCGTTTTTCGGCGGAAGCGCGGCAGATAATACTATAAGTGGTGAATGGAAACTTTACACGTCCGGCACGAGTTTTGCTGACGGACTTGCTGTAGCGTTTTTTTATACGGAAGTAAAAATGACGAACCTGTTTACGGGAGCTTATCGTGAGACGGACGATTTTGGAGTAATAACAAAAGTTGATGGAAACCGTACCCTTGTTGAGATAGACGGTGTCCCTGCTGTACAGAAATATAAAGAATGGACTGGCTGCAGCAAAGAAGCGGTTACAGGCGGAAACCTGCTCGTTACATGCATCAATTCTCCGCTCGGAGTCAAAGACCGCCTTGGTGATCTTATAGCGATCCGTCATCCGATGAACGGCAACGATGACGGTTCAATGGCGGTTGGAAGCAACCTTGCCGAAAAGACGTGCGTTATACGAATGGAAGCGACTCAGGACGAGCTGATCGATTCAACGGGGAAGACACTCAAAGAACTCATAGCGAAGATGGAGACAAAGCCTGCCGCGTTTCACCTGGTGCATTGCGGCGGACGCAGAGCGGGCATAGGTGACCGTATAGGCGAAGTTGTGAAGCAGGTAAAGGAAGCAGCCGGAGATGTTCCGTTCATCGTTGAATTCACGTTCGGTGAATACGGGTTTGAAAGCGATAATAACAACACCTGTGGCGGGTTGATGCTTTCATTTACCGGGTTTTCAAAGTAATTGCCGGCAAACAATTATTAGGGAGGTACACAGCTATGAAAATGATAATTAACGGAAAAGCGGCAGACGCTTCCGACAAAAAAGTACTCGAAGTAATTAACCCTGCAACCGGTAAACTTATCGACACCGTTCCGGCAGCATCGGCAAAGGATGTGGAAGATGCTGTAGCAGCTGCAAAAGCGGCGCAAAAGATATGGGCTAAGGTTCCTG
The nucleotide sequence above comes from Synergistaceae bacterium. Encoded proteins:
- a CDS encoding FIST C-terminal domain-containing protein, with the protein product MFKVNVGSSIAPEAKKAGIEAGLAAKNGLDAVKMAFVYGSCEYDVDQMIAGVKESMPGVPLIGNTSFTGIITPEGFVGSDGGFVGVMAFSDENMKVGIAASERGKSPIETGKAVALEAMKNTGKDTAPAFFYMAASPAEEEFYLKGISSVIGRVPFFGGSAADNTISGEWKLYTSGTSFADGLAVAFFYTEVKMTNLFTGAYRETDDFGVITKVDGNRTLVEIDGVPAVQKYKEWTGCSKEAVTGGNLLVTCINSPLGVKDRLGDLIAIRHPMNGNDDGSMAVGSNLAEKTCVIRMEATQDELIDSTGKTLKELIAKMETKPAAFHLVHCGGRRAGIGDRIGEVVKQVKEAAGDVPFIVEFTFGEYGFESDNNNTCGGLMLSFTGFSK
- a CDS encoding ATP-binding protein; translated protein: MSGFKVRRLILYEWLLRPLSAEAAKEIFEIMECRSVGRLSTIFCSQFDTTEWLERTCNDLLGESLLDRIVHCSYNILVGGESMRKRRGLKD